ctgcaccccctgcccccccacccaccccacccgtGTTCTCAAGCACACACACGCTCTTCTaataagtaaaaactttaaaaatatttatttttaataatagtattttttttttttagattttatttattcatgagaggcagagacccaggcagagggagaagcaggctccatgcagggagcccgacgtgggactcatcccaggactccagggtcacaccctgggccgaaggcggccctaaaccgctgggcccccggggctgcccagtaataTTTTAACTAGAATTGAGCTCTTGACTTGGCACACAGGGTGCACAGAACAGGCCTGGATCTGAAGGCTCCAGATCTCCCAGGCCGGAGGGCCCCGGCGGGCTGGCCTGGAGCAGAGACACACGGGCCGCGCCCAGCTCCGTCCTAAATGGCCTTGGTGTTGCTTTTAGCAAACCTAAACCGTCAGCTTCGTCTCTCAGGATCtgaggaggagggcagcccccTCCAGGGCAGACCCTCTGGCTCTCCAGACACCGTCCTGCTCAGACGTGGTGAAGCTCCAAGGGCTAATTCCTTTGCTCTGGTCGTTTCCCAAGAACCAGTGACAGACtaataatttgccttttttttttttttatgatagtcacagagagagagagagagagagaggcagagacacaggcagagggagaagcaggctccatgcaccaggagcccgacgtgggattcgatcccgggtctccaggatcgcgccctgggccaaaggcaggcgccaaaccgctgcgccacccagggatcccaataatttGCCTTTTAAACGGGCCAAGGGTATTACCAGGCAGCTCgcagaaaaggaaatgtaaacgGCCCGTGTCATTTTTTAGGTTTATTCactcattagagaaatgcaacttCAAGCCAGGGAGACCTGTCTCGCGGGCGAACCCCAGAGGCTCTGTGAGCCGTGGGAGGTCCCGGTCGCTGCGGCTGCCCGAGACCGTGCTCCACGGAGGGGCCCAGCGAGCCCCGTGGTTGCTGCACGCGCTGCGACTCGGGGCTCCGCTCCCGGGAACCCGTCACCCGTCCTCCAGGCTGGCTTCGGTGGGGAAGACAGCCACCTGCCATCTGCTGCAGCAAAGGACTGGGCAAGACTCAACGCCCTCGGTCCACGGGGTGACGAGGTACGTCCACGCGGCCCCAAACGAGAACGGGACGCTCGTTCAGTGCGACTATGAACTCTGCCGAACAGTCTAAGCGAAAAACCCAAGACACCGATGGTGCAGGCggtccctggggaggggaggtggcttCACTGCGGCCCCAACCCCCTCTGAATTCTGACCCATACGAAATActcagcaaaacaaaactaagacacGCACTGAAGCTCTCCTTGTTCGGACGTTGCCTTAGCTCCAGCTAAGTGAGCTGCTCCACCCGCTCCGGCAGCGCGTCCTGCCCTCTGGAGCTCGGAGCAAGAActcggggggctgggggtgaaccCCGAAGGGGAGAGCACCCTGAGGGTCACCCAGGCCGCACTTCCCCCCTCTGTCCACAGGGGGCGCCCCGAGGCCTGCTGCCGACTGAtactgtccccccaccccccccaccccccgccggggGACCTCGGGGACCTCAGGCTGTTGCccgagaggcaaagacacaggcagggacaAGGAAGTAACATAAAATAGAAACTAGCTTTATTTCTCTGGAAGAAGCAGGGATCCATAGCCGGGGCAGCAACTTTGGTGGCAGACGCTGGCAGGAAAACACGGAACAGCACAGGGGAGGAGCTGGGTCAAAGAGGAAGCACTGGTGTCCCTCCAGGGCAGCTGCCCCCTTGGTCTCCTTCCAACCCTGGGGCCTTGGGCCCTGGTCCCTGCCAAAGAACAATCTGGCACCCTTGCTCTGCTTCCTCAGCCACCTAGGGCTATTTCCAGGCACAAGATCCTAAGACCTGCCAAGTCCCATAATGTATCCATGGTGTGGCCACAAGTCACATTCTCTCCGACATCCCAATGCCCACCAGGAGATCCCTGGAGAAGGGCGCTGCCCTGAGGGCCTGCTGGGTGCTGGCCCCCTTCTGTGGGGCCAGCACATCCTCCCGGCATGGGTCAAGCCTGGCTTCCCCGGCGGCGGCAGAGCCTGGGGACACTCTcccgccccaggcccccaccAGGGGCTGGCGCAGAGGCAGCTCGGCTGCAGGGCCCGCGGAGGCCGCCCCCAGGCCCGCCTTCACAGGGCTCCTTCCTACCCCTTGGCCAGGGGCACCAAGAGCTGATCCAAAGTTGCAGGGACAGCACTGGGTGAGGGGGGACGGCAAGGCGGGGCTCCCAGTCTCCTGCTGCCTTGGCCTTGCTCCGCCACTAGGAGCAGCAAGTGGCAGCAGGTCCTCCGGGCTGGGGGGGGACCTCCCCACCCTTGTCAGATGGACAGACTCAAGTGATTCCTTCAGGACAGACCCTCTGGCTCTCCAGACACCTCAGCGCCTACAGGAGGGGAAACAACCAGAAAGCCCCTCTGTCAAGGGTACAGAACGGCTAGTGCGGGTGGGCACGAGCGGGCCTCCTAGTACCAGGCGAATCTAGCTGAAGAGTCAgcaataattttggaatttaccACCCTGGGATGTGTTctagcttcaaaaaaaaaaaaaaaaaaaaaagacagcagtgCTGCTGCTGAGACGGCCAGAGGGCGGCGGGCACCGTAAAGCCTGAGGAAGCCCCCACGGGGCAGGGGCTCCTCGGACCCCCAAGTTCATCCAGACCAGGTGCTGAAACATCTAAGCGGGCTTAGAAGAAACTTCTTTCACCCGGAACTGCCTGCCCCGCAGCATGGGCCGCCATCCCCCCCCAAGCTGGGGGACCCCGGGGCCGAGTGGGGGGGCGCTCACTCACTTGTGGTGGGCAGGGCCGCAGGAGCCCAGCAGGTGGCAGCCAGCCTGCTCCAAGTTCCAGTCGCACATCTCCAGCACTTTGTGGCACTCGCTTCGCGGCCGCAGACCCAACCCAAAGAGCTGCTCCACCTGAGGAGCAGAGGGTGGTGCCATGGGACACGCTGGGGCTGAAGGGCACcagccagggtgggggcagaggagagccAGAGGCAGGATGGCAGGGAGGGGTCAGGGGAGGTGAGAGCGGCAGAGCCAGTCTTCAGGGTCCCTGAAAGCCAgagtgggcgggaggtgggggtacCTTCAGATACTGTGCAGCCCTCTGCACGCTCCAGCTGTGGCTCTGCAGGGCCGCCTGGCACTCCTCTGTGGTCACCCCATGCACCATGGCCTGCAGCTGGGcacacccacccacctacccgtCAGCACCGCCTGGGCCCATTCCTCTGGGgccctcaggccccgcccctccgcccagCAGCCGGGCCTGGTGCTCACCATCTGGACCTTGTCTGCCGGCCGTCCAGCCTCCGGCCcgtccccagggcagcccctctgTGGCAGCCGAGCAGCGGCCCGCAGGGCTGGTGGCCGGGGCCCTGGATTACTGTTGTTGGTGGAGAAGTTGGCCTTGGGATCGGGGGCGGCCTGGGGCATCGGTCGAACGGTGGCAGTGGGGGCAGCAGGAGCCGGGGTGCTGGGCgggggcagcagcaggggcaCGGGCAGGGGGGCCGGCTCTTCAGGGCTCTGAGCCTCACGCAGGAAGCGCTGATAGCGTTCCAGGTAGGGTGGGCGCTCGGGCAGCAGGTAGTAGTGGGTGCTGCTGACCTTCTTGCCGTCGCGGACAATGGGCAGGATGCAGGGACCAGCCCGCGGGCCGGGTGCCTGGATCACTTGGGGTGTGGCGTACTTGGGGTCTGAGGCAAAGCTCTGGGTGGTGGGCATGGTCTTCCCAGGTGAGCTGGAGAGCCGAGGTGGCAGCGGGGAGCCGCCGGGTGGAACCAGGGGGCTAGGGGTCCGTGAGCCTTGAGGGGACAGGGGCTCCCGGGGAGGCacccggggaggggaggcgggtcCAGGCCACCGCCCTATCTCCTCCTCGCCTGAGGGGGCTGGAGACAGCTCGCCCCGTGGGCGGGTGGGCCTCGGGGGGATGGGCACgcgggggggcacctggggcttGTCCTCACCCGCTGGGGCCGGGCCAGGAGGAGGGCTCAGGGAGCCAGCCGGGACCTGCAGCTGCCGCATGCACTCCTGCTGCAGCGCCTGGAAGATCTCTGCGGTCTGGGCCGAGTTGGGCGGCTTGCTCCCACCCTGGGGTGGGAGGAACAGATTGTCCTCCAGGGGAGGGAGCAGCTGTGCCTGCTCAGGCACAAAGGCGTAATTGGTTTCGCCCTGGCTGGGCCCAGTGCGGACCCCTGCACCCACCAGGGTGCTGTTGATGGAGCAGACCTCGAAGTCATCCTCGTCCTGGGCCACATCGTCGTAGGCAGGAGGCGGGGGCAGCGGGCGGGCGTCCCAGTCCACCACGGGCGTGGGGtgcaggggccggggcagggcccGCGTGGGGCTCTGCGGCGGGGTCTTGTCCAGTAAGGAACAGGCATCCATGGCCAGCTGCGCCAGTGAGGGCGCGCAGGGCCGGGGGGTGGGGACGACGGGCTCCTCGCCAAAGTCAATGAGCGTGACCTCGCCCCCACCGCCACGACCCGCCTTGGTGCCGGGCACCCGAGCGGAGGGCTTCGCGAGCCACAGCCCACGGGTCAGGGCTGGTTTCCGGAGGCCCAGCCTCTTGAAGTCGCTGGACAGGGGGTCCTGGTCCTCACTCACAGGGTCATAGGTTGGCTctaggagagggagggagaccccACCGGGAAGGCAGTGTCAGGCAGGGGGACGGGGAAGAGAGACAAgtaccctcccccgccccccactcccaaCGCCCCCAGAGATTAGCCCCTCGGCTGCCAAATTCCTCCACGCACACCAACCCTGTTCCAACAGGAGGACAGAACCTGCTCCGGACACTCAGTTCTCCACATGGGCTCATGGACCCCTGCCTCCATCTCAGCTAGAGCAAGCGGTACCTCACAGCCATATGATACCCCGACACACAAGGCCCCGAACGCCCCAGACTCCTGGGCCCCGGCTGGTAACCCCATATCCCCACCCCATTACGCACACCATTAGTGCAGGCGGGGGCCACGGACAATCCCCCACCATCAAGGGCAACAGGAGCTGTCCTCGGAGAGCACAGAGCTCCTGACCAAGCACCGTGAAGCCCCGACACGGCATCTGCGGGTCCCAGAGGGAGCGGGACCAGGCCGCGTGACGGTGGAGAGGCGGGCGCCGGGACCACACACTTGCTCCAGAAGCCTGGGCTTTGGGGGGTCGGGGGAGAGGCAGGCATGCTGGGCCAGGTCAGCAGCCAAAGCTCACAGCACACACGgcatgccccccgcccccccgccaccccgccaGCCCACCAGGGCGCTGTACCTTCCAGGAGAGGAGgaatgagaggagagagggggcaggggcaggggcaggggccaagGCTTCGAGAGCGGCCCCACTTACTCTGAGCGAAGATGGCAGGCTGAGGTGGGCGAGGTGGAGGCTCCCCTGCAAGAAAGGCCATGCGGAGAGCAGAAGGGACAGAGCGGGCGAGACAGGGgagagaagacagacagacagacaggaggGCAGcgtggagagagacagagagagggtggtGAACAGGGGCCGAGCCAACAGTACAAACCCAACAGCAATGGGAAGCAGTGGGGCGGCAGGATGGGGGGAGCCCGCGTTCCAGAACGACAGGCACAGGATCCGGGAGGTGGATGAGGCTCCTGGTCAGCGTGAAGCCTGCGGGGTGGTTTTGGCTCGGGAGAGGACAGCAGGCTTAGGGGGAGTGAGGAAAGGCAGGATCTGAGTgcgtggggaggagagagggggacgCTGCGGCGGGCAGGCCAACACGGCCAGCCGGGGATGCCCACCTCAGCGGATGCAGCGGCCTCTCGTCTTGCACCCACGGCCAGCCGGAGCCAGGGCACAGCTGTCCCCCTGCAGCCCTGACCCCACTGTCCCGGAGCCAGGGCAGCCTGCTACTGGGCAGCGGACGCACAAGGGGGCGCCGGGAGGGAGGCCGGACTCTTACTTTTCAGCCTTCCTAGATGCTGGGTGGGCCGGGGGACGCACAAGGGGGCGCCGGGAGGGAGGCCGGGCTCTTACTTTTCAGCCTTCCTAGATGCTGGGTGGGCCGGGGGGTGCTCAGTTCCACGCTCAGCAGGTCAGGAGGATCCATGGGGTTTCCCAGATACAGTCTGTGGGAGGACGACCGGGTCagatggtggggctgggggaggcacgTGGAGCGGCCCCAGGGGGAGGAGATGCCCGGGGCCAGGCCGAGACCAGAACCCTGAGTGCACGCAGAGAACCACCTGAGCCAAGCCCCGCCAAGAACCTGGGTCGGGAGCCCAGGACCCCCAACTCACGGCAGCTCCCCGAAGACTACACGGGCCGGGAgctgtggggagggcagagacggAGCTCCTGACCCCGACCCCTGCAACTGCCGCGGCGCCCCAACCCACGCCTGGCCGTCACCTGCCCACACGTGCTCTTCTGACCCACCGGGCCCAGAGGCATCGGGCCGCACCACGCCGTCGGGGGCGCAGGAggcccctctctcccccaccaggCAGAAGGGGGGCTGGGCCACCTGGCTTGCTCCCCGGTCACCCTCCCAGCCCCCGTGCGGACTGTCAGGCCCTGGCACTTAGGCCCGGGGCTGAGGAAAGCCTGGAGGACCGGGCTGGGCTGGCCGCAGCACGCCAGGAGCGGGCCAGAGGGCCTCTACACAGCTCGCCCCTTCCCTCAGGCTCGTGCTGGCTCCTGGGACGTAGGAGGCAGCGGTTGCTCTCCCAGGCTCCGCGTTGgggggcgagggcgagggcgagggggACGGCCTGCCTCCCTGTGCCCCAGAAGCCAGAGCAGGAAGGGCTGCCGGGAGCCCCCGCTGCCAGCAAGGAGGCATGAAGCGGGCGCTCGCTCAGGAGCTGCCGGGAGGCTCGCTGGGGCAGGGTACCCGGGAAGGGACTACTTCTCTTCCTGTGTCCTCCGGATGCCCCCCCAGGGACCTCCTCCTTTCACTTAAAGGACACTGAgcccccccggggccccccaAGTGCAGAGTGAGCAGGCAAGCAGGGCAGCTGCCAAACCTTCCCTCTggagtctccccacagggagctcttTGTCTacgcccccctccccaggacaCAGCGGCGTGTCTCCTGGGCCTGTGTGCACCCCCAGGGCTTGACCCAGGaggctgggtctccaggaccgtgcgGGGTAAGCAGGGCCACTACCGCCCCAACACCAGGGAGCGTGACACAGGCGTTCCTGCTGAAGCCCTTCCAAAGGTGGTTCCGAGACAGGTGGGGTGGCACCAACCATCCTTGGGCTCCCGACACCGCCCCCCCCTTGAGCCTGCAGGGACGGCTTCTGGGGGCTGCAGACTCTGGCGCCACAGGCCACAGCCCACCCCGGCGCACTCACTCGTCAATCTTGTCGGGGAAGCCCCAGCAGTGGCGGGGGTCGCTGTCGCCATGTCCCGTGTGGATGAAGCTGTTCTGCAGCGGCTGACTGATGTCCTGGGCCGACAGGCCAGCCACGGAGGTCACCACGTTGCGAGGGAAGGGCCCCACACACAGCGTCCGCGTGTTCTGGCCGCGCCACCAGTAGTTCTCCGCCCTGCCCAACAGAGACCACGCGGTGAGCACCAGTGCACTGGGGCGGCCCCAGGGCGTGGGACCCTCTCCAAACCCAGCTGCCTCCAGCCTCGCTGCCGCCTGGCCACCTCGGCACAAGGGGACCGGAGGGCGTACGGCCCGACACCAGGGTGGTCTGAGTGCAGGGCCCGGCTGGCCGCACACACCTTACCCTCAGATACCGAGGGGGGTCCCACAGTTTTTTCTACagtttacagatcaggaaacggGTTCCAACAAGCGACCAGGCTTGCCCGGAGTTCCCAGACACATCGCagcagacccaggatcaaattcTGTCGTTAGTCTGCAAGCCGGCTCCCTTCCTACCGagcccctcacctccctcctcctggcAAGGCCTggacccccagcctctggccaccGGGCCCTGCTCCTCAGCCCAGGATCCAGGCATCCCGAGCTGGAGACGCCAAAGCAGCACGACGGCCTTGCACTAGTGGCCTCGCAGCCAAGCCCTCCGGCCACACTCGCCGTGGGCACGCAGCCCCTGGTGCATTTGGGAGCGCTCGGAGCAAGCCACGCCTTCCCATCACTTCTGTGTGTCCAGGGCCCTTCACAACCTCCGGGCAGGGGTGTGGGACACCTGCCCTTATGCCTGTCCATCTCCCGGGGAACTCTTGTCTTAAATACGGGGTCTGGAAGCGGCCTAGCTTCCCAGTACAGCCGAACCACGGGAGCTCCTGCTCCTCACTCTGATCTCAGACACGAAAGCTCTGCTAATGTAGCCTAAGCccgggcctggggtgggggccggggcaggAAGGGGCCCCCCGGACACTCCGAGTGGCAGGCTGCAGCTCCTGCATCTGCACTGGGGTCGCCCACAGCTGACCACACGGGCAGGGTCTGAGCCGAGGCAGAGGCGGTGCTGGCCTCACGCCGCCGTGGTGGGCGTGCACACACCCGGCCAACCCCCGGCCGCATGCCCCGAGCGCCGAGGGGCCCCTCCAAACTGCAGCCGGGCTGCAGGGGCCGAGGGGGGATGGAGGCTGAGCTCCTGGATCCTCGTCCGTGAGGGGACGAGGCCCCCGGGAGCGGCATGACCTCCCACTGCCTGCCGTGGAGACCGCAAGTGGAAGCCCACGAGCACAGCAGCGCTCGGGAagccaagggggtgggggtgagccgGGAGCCCGGCCTCCCCATACAGAGCCGCTGACCAGCCCCCCGGGGTGGGAAGGGCGGGAGGCGAGGGAAGAAGGCAGGACGACACCCAGGGAGGGACGGCGCCCACCGCGAACATCAGGGCCACTCCGAGGCGAGACGTCGCGGGACACTGCGGCCCAGGGCTGGCTGCGGCTGCCGTGCTCCCCTGAAGCAGGACGAAGGCGGGCGCCCGCCGCCGGGGaccccgcccctgccgccccgctgcccccccccccgtccccacTGGCTCCCTGGGTTCTGCGTGGCCCTCCGGGGACCCTCTCGGACACCCCCGGGCCAGACGGCGGACTCTGCCCTCCACACCCCCTCCGACGTG
The genomic region above belongs to Canis lupus dingo isolate Sandy chromosome 33, ASM325472v2, whole genome shotgun sequence and contains:
- the TNK2 gene encoding activated CDC42 kinase 1 isoform X18; translated protein: MQPEEGTGWLLELLSEVQLQQYFLRLRDDLNVTRLSHFEYVKNEDLEKIGMGRPGQRRLWEAVKRRKAMCKRKSWMSKVFSGKRLEAEFPPHHSQSTFRKTSPTPGGPAGEGPLQSLTCLIGEKDLHLFEKLGDGSFGVVRRGEWDAPSGKTMSVAVKCLKPDVLSQPEAMDDFIREVNAMHSLDHRNLIRLYGVVLTPPMKMVTELAPLGSLLDRLRKHQGHFLLGTLSRYAVQVAEGMGYLESKRFIHRDLAARNLLLATRDLVKIGDFGLMRALPQNDDHYVMQEHRKVPFAWCAPESLKTRTFSHASDTWMFGVTLWEMFTYGQEPWIGLNGSQILHKIDKEGERLPRPEDCPQDVYNVMVQCWAHKPEDRPTFVALRDFLLEAQPTDMRALQDFEEPDKLHIQMNDVITVIEGRAENYWWRGQNTRTLCVGPFPRNVVTSVAGLSAQDISQPLQNSFIHTGHGDSDPRHCWGFPDKIDELYLGNPMDPPDLLSVELSTPRPTQHLGRLKKPTYDPVSEDQDPLSSDFKRLGLRKPALTRGLWLAKPSARVPGTKAGRGGGGEVTLIDFGEEPVVPTPRPCAPSLAQLAMDACSLLDKTPPQSPTRALPRPLHPTPVVDWDARPLPPPPAYDDVAQDEDDFEVCSINSTLVGAGVRTGPSQGETNYAFVPEQAQLLPPLEDNLFLPPQGGSKPPNSAQTAEIFQALQQECMRQLQVPAGSLSPPPGPAPAGEDKPQVPPRVPIPPRPTRPRGELSPAPSGEEEIGRWPGPASPPRVPPREPLSPQGSRTPSPLVPPGGSPLPPRLSSSPGKTMPTTQSFASDPKYATPQVIQAPGPRAGPCILPIVRDGKKVSSTHYYLLPERPPYLERYQRFLREAQSPEEPAPLPVPLLLPPPSTPAPAAPTATVRPMPQAAPDPKANFSTNNSNPGPRPPALRAAARLPQRGCPGDGPEAGRPADKVQMVEQLFGLGLRPRSECHKVLEMCDWNLEQAGCHLLGSCGPAHHK
- the TNK2 gene encoding activated CDC42 kinase 1 isoform X16; this translates as MQPEEGTGWLLELLSEVQLQQYFLRLRDDLNVTRLSHFEYVKNEDLEKIGMGRPGQRRLWEAVKRRKAMCKRKSWMSKVFSGKRLEAEFPPHHSQSTFRKTSPTPGGPAGEGPLQSLTCLIGEKDLHLFEKLGDGSFGVVRRGEWDAPSGKTMSVAVKCLKPDVLSQPEAMDDFIREVNAMHSLDHRNLIRLYGVVLTPPMKMVTELAPLGSLLDRLRKHQGHFLLGTLSRYAVQVAEGMGYLESKRFIHRDLAARNLLLATRDLVKIGDFGLMRALPQNDDHYVMQEHRKVPFAWCAPESLKTRTFSHASDTWMFGVTLWEMFTYGQEPWIGLNGSQILHKIDKEGERLPRPEDCPQDVYNVMVQCWAHKPEDRPTFVALRDFLLEAQPTDMRALQDFEEPDKLHIQMNDVITVIEGRAENYWWRGQNTRTLCVGPFPRNVVTSVAGLSAQDISQPLQNSFIHTGHGDSDPRHCWGFPDKIDELYLGNPMDPPDLLSVELSTPRPTQHLGRLKKPTYDPVSEDQDPLSSDFKRLGLRKPALTRGLWLAKPSARVPGTKAGRGGGGEVTLIDFGEEPVVPTPRPCAPSLAQLAMDACSLLDKTPPQSPTRALPRPLHPTPVVDWDARPLPPPPAYDDVAQDEDDFEVCSINSTLVGAGVRTGPSQGETNYAFVPEQAQLLPPLEDNLFLPPQGGSKPPNSAQTAEIFQALQQECMRQLQVPAGSLSPPPGPAPAGEDKPQVPPRVPIPPRPTRPRGELSPAPSGEEEIGRWPGPASPPRVPPREPLSPQGSRTPSPLVPPGGSPLPPRLSSSPGKTMPTTQSFASDPKYATPQVIQAPGPRAGPCILPIVRDGKKVSSTHYYLLPERPPYLERYQRFLREAQSPEEPAPLPVPLLLPPPSTPAPAAPTATVRPMPQAAPDPKANFSTNNSNPGPRPPALRAAARLPQRGCPGDGPEAGRPADKVQMLQAMVHGVTTEECQAALQSHSWSVQRAAQYLKVEQLFGLGLRPRSECHKVLEMCDWNLEQAGCHLLGSCGPAHHK
- the TNK2 gene encoding activated CDC42 kinase 1 isoform X10; the encoded protein is MPAARRFPGLELSFPLLARLRRRLYTRLGSSSMQPEEGTGWLLELLSEVQLQQYFLRLRDDLNVTRLSHFEYVKNEDLEKIGMGRPGQRRLWEAVKRRKAMCKRKSWMSKVFSGKRLEAEFPPHHSQSTFRKTSPTPGGPAGEGPLQSLTCLIGEKDLHLFEKLGDGSFGVVRRGEWDAPSGKTMSVAVKCLKPDVLSQPEAMDDFIREVNAMHSLDHRNLIRLYGVVLTPPMKMVTELAPLGSLLDRLRKHQGHFLLGTLSRYAVQVAEGMGYLESKRFIHRDLAARNLLLATRDLVKIGDFGLMRALPQNDDHYVMQEHRKVPFAWCAPESLKTRTFSHASDTWMFGVTLWEMFTYGQEPWIGLNGSQILHKIDKEGERLPRPEDCPQDVYNVMVQCWAHKPEDRPTFVALRDFLLEAQPTDMRALQDFEEPDKLHIQMNDVITVIEGRAENYWWRGQNTRTLCVGPFPRNVVTSVAGLSAQDISQPLQNSFIHTGHGDSDPRHCWGFPDKIDELYLGNPMDPPDLLSVELSTPRPTQHLGRLKKPTYDPVSEDQDPLSSDFKRLGLRKPALTRGLWLAKPSARVPGTKAGRGGGGEVTLIDFGEEPVVPTPRPCAPSLAQLAMDACSLLDKTPPQSPTRALPRPLHPTPVVDWDARPLPPPPAYDDVAQDEDDFEVCSINSTLVGAGVRTGPSQGETNYAFVPEQAQLLPPLEDNLFLPPQGGSKPPNSAQTAEIFQALQQECMRQLQVPAGSLSPPPGPAPAGEDKPQVPPRVPIPPRPTRPRGELSPAPSGEEEIGRWPGPASPPRVPPREPLSPQGSRTPSPLVPPGGSPLPPRLSSSPGKTMPTTQSFASDPKYATPQVIQAPGPRAGPCILPIVRDGKKVSSTHYYLLPERPPYLERYQRFLREAQSPEEPAPLPVPLLLPPPSTPAPAAPTATVRPMPQAAPDPKANFSTNNSNPGPRPPALRAAARLPQRGCPGDGPEAGRPADKVQMLQAMVHGVTTEECQAALQSHSWSVQRAAQYLKVEQLFGLGLRPRSECHKVLEMCDWNLEQAGCHLLGSCGPAHHK
- the TNK2 gene encoding activated CDC42 kinase 1 isoform X12, producing MPAARRFPGLELSFPLLARLRRRLYTRLGSSSMQPEEGTGWLLELLSEVQLQQYFLRLRDDLNVTRLSHFEYVKNEDLEKIGMGRPGQRRLWEAVKRRKAMCKRKSWMSKVFSGKRLEAEFPPHHSQSTFRKTSPTPGGPAGEGPLQSLTCLIGEKDLHLFEKLGDGSFGVVRRGEWDAPSGKTMSVAVKCLKPDVLSQPEAMDDFIREVNAMHSLDHRNLIRLYGVVLTPPMKMVTELAPLGSLLDRLRKHQGHFLLGTLSRYAVQVAEGMGYLESKRFIHRDLAARNLLLATRDLVKIGDFGLMRALPQNDDHYVMQEHRKVPFAWCAPESLKTRTFSHASDTWMFGVTLWEMFTYGQEPWIGLNGSQILHKIDKEGERLPRPEDCPQDVYNVMVQCWAHKPEDRPTFVALRDFLLEAQPTDMRALQDFEEPDKLHIQMNDVITVIEGRAENYWWRGQNTRTLCVGPFPRNVVTSVAGLSAQDISQPLQNSFIHTGHGDSDPRHCWGFPDKIDELYLGNPMDPPDLLSVELSTPRPTQHLGRLKREPPPRPPQPAIFAQKPTYDPVSEDQDPLSSDFKRLGLRKPALTRGLWLAKPSARVPGTKAGRGGGGEVTLIDFGEEPVVPTPRPCAPSLAQLAMDACSLLDKTPPQSPTRALPRPLHPTPVVDWDARPLPPPPAYDDVAQDEDDFEVCSINSTLVGAGVRTGPSQGETNYAFVPEQAQLLPPLEDNLFLPPQGGSKPPNSAQTAEIFQALQQECMRQLQVPAGSLSPPPGPAPAGEDKPQVPPRVPIPPRPTRPRGELSPAPSGEEEIGRWPGPASPPRVPPREPLSPQGSRTPSPLVPPGGSPLPPRLSSSPGKTMPTTQSFASDPKYATPQVIQAPGPRAGPCILPIVRDGKKVSSTHYYLLPERPPYLERYQRFLREAQSPEEPAPLPVPLLLPPPSTPAPAAPTATVRPMPQAAPDPKANFSTNNSNPGPRPPALRAAARLPQRGCPGDGPEAGRPADKVQMVEQLFGLGLRPRSECHKVLEMCDWNLEQAGCHLLGSCGPAHHK
- the TNK2 gene encoding activated CDC42 kinase 1 isoform X17, translated to MQPEEGTGWLLELLSEVQLQQYFLRLRDDLNVTRLSHFEYVKNEDLEKIGMGRPGQRRLWEAVKRRKAMCKRKSWMSKVFSGKRLEAEFPPHHSQSTFRKTSPTPGGPAGEGPLQSLTCLIGEKDLHLFEKLGDGSFGVVRRGEWDAPSGKTMSVAVKCLKPDVLSQPEAMDDFIREVNAMHSLDHRNLIRLYGVVLTPPMKMVTELAPLGSLLDRLRKHQGHFLLGTLSRYAVQVAEGMGYLESKRFIHRDLAARNLLLATRDLVKIGDFGLMRALPQNDDHYVMQEHRKVPFAWCAPESLKTRTFSHASDTWMFGVTLWEMFTYGQEPWIGLNGSQILHKIDKEGERLPRPEDCPQDVYNVMVQCWAHKPEDRPTFVALRDFLLEAQPTDMRALQDFEEPDKLHIQMNDVITVIEGRAENYWWRGQNTRTLCVGPFPRNVVTSVAGLSAQDISQPLQNSFIHTGHGDSDPRHCWGFPDKIDELYLGNPMDPPDLLSVELSTPRPTQHLGRLKREPPPRPPQPAIFAQKPTYDPVSEDQDPLSSDFKRLGLRKPALTRGLWLAKPSARVPGTKAGRGGGGEVTLIDFGEEPVVPTPRPCAPSLAQLAMDACSLLDKTPPQSPTRALPRPLHPTPVVDWDARPLPPPPAYDDVAQDEDDFEVCSINSTLVGAGVRTGPSQGETNYAFVPEQAQLLPPLEDNLFLPPQGGSKPPNSAQTAEIFQALQQECMRQLQVPAGSLSPPPGPAPAGEDKPQVPPRVPIPPRPTRPRGELSPAPSGEEEIGRWPGPASPPRVPPREPLSPQGSRTPSPLVPPGGSPLPPRLSSSPGKTMPTTQSFASDPKYATPQVIQAPGPRAGPCILPIVRDGKKVSSTHYYLLPERPPYLERYQRFLREAQSPEEPAPLPVPLLLPPPSTPAPAAPTATVRPMPQAAPDPKANFSTNNSNPGPRPPALRAAARLPQRGCPGDGPEAGRPADKVQMVEQLFGLGLRPRSECHKVLEMCDWNLEQAGCHLLGSCGPAHHK